One segment of Thermosynechococcus sp. HN-54 DNA contains the following:
- a CDS encoding L-threonylcarbamoyladenylate synthase — MTTLARSLPADTRSFQVIQTHLQQDQVIILPMATVYSFVANGTSPKAIARLRRLKHFSTEQPLAILTWGDRAAEVADLSQEAKTMLAHFPYPVTMIVKGKPHLDPQIMQGFDCVYLACPDRFIYDLVAALPFFLVAATVKVGTELIVSFEDAQKYYGEQVPLIVDGGRCSYGRRGTLVDFTLEYPTIMNFGPVSVDDLRPILPNIILPSHLMK; from the coding sequence ATGACCACCTTGGCGCGATCGCTACCCGCTGATACCCGCAGCTTTCAAGTGATTCAAACCCACTTGCAGCAGGATCAGGTCATTATTCTGCCGATGGCCACGGTCTATAGCTTTGTCGCCAATGGCACGAGTCCAAAGGCGATTGCGCGTCTGCGCCGTCTCAAGCACTTTAGTACAGAACAGCCCTTAGCCATTCTCACTTGGGGCGATCGCGCGGCTGAAGTGGCAGACCTCTCCCAAGAGGCAAAAACAATGCTGGCTCACTTCCCCTACCCCGTCACTATGATTGTCAAGGGCAAGCCCCACCTAGACCCACAAATTATGCAGGGTTTTGATTGTGTCTATCTAGCTTGTCCCGATCGCTTTATCTACGATCTCGTGGCTGCCTTGCCCTTCTTTTTGGTGGCAGCAACGGTGAAAGTGGGGACGGAACTCATTGTCAGTTTTGAGGATGCCCAAAAATACTATGGTGAGCAGGTGCCGTTAATTGTGGATGGGGGGCGCTGTTCCTATGGACGGCGGGGAACCCTCGTGGACTTCACCCTTGAATATCCAACGATTATGAACTTTGGCCCTGTCTCTGTGGATGATTTGCGACCGATATTGCCGAACATTATTTTGCCGTCACATTTAATGAAATAG
- a CDS encoding alpha-ketoacid dehydrogenase subunit beta: MAETLMFNALRAAIDEEMERDPTVFVLGEDVGHYGGSYKVTKDLYKKYGELRLLDTPIAENSFTGMAIGAAMTGLRPIVEGMNMGFLLLAFNQIANNAGMLRYTSGGNFKIPIVIRGPGGVGRQLGAEHSQRLEAYFQAVPGLKIVACSTPYNAKGLLKSAIRDPNPVMFFEHVLLYNLKEDIPEEEYLLPLNKAEIVRTGEDVTILTYSRMRHHVLQAVKTLEKEGYDPEVIDLISLKPLDFETIGASIRKTHRVVIVEECMKTGGIGAELSALIMERYFDELDAPVIRLSSQDIPTPYNGTLENLTIVQPPQIVAAVQKLVQGQV; the protein is encoded by the coding sequence ATGGCCGAAACCTTAATGTTTAATGCCCTTCGTGCTGCCATTGATGAAGAGATGGAGCGTGACCCCACGGTATTTGTGCTGGGGGAAGACGTGGGACATTATGGCGGCTCCTATAAAGTCACCAAAGACCTCTACAAAAAGTACGGTGAATTGCGCCTATTAGATACCCCCATTGCCGAAAACAGCTTTACCGGCATGGCCATTGGCGCAGCGATGACGGGCTTGCGTCCCATTGTCGAGGGCATGAATATGGGCTTTTTGCTCTTGGCCTTCAATCAAATTGCCAACAATGCGGGCATGCTGCGCTACACCTCTGGCGGCAACTTCAAAATTCCGATTGTCATTCGTGGTCCTGGTGGTGTGGGGCGTCAACTGGGGGCAGAGCACTCCCAACGGCTCGAAGCCTACTTTCAAGCGGTGCCGGGCTTAAAAATTGTTGCCTGCTCAACACCCTACAATGCCAAAGGCTTGCTCAAGTCTGCCATCCGTGACCCGAATCCAGTGATGTTCTTTGAGCATGTGCTCCTCTACAACCTCAAGGAGGATATCCCGGAGGAGGAATACCTGCTGCCCCTGAATAAAGCCGAAATTGTCCGCACTGGTGAAGACGTAACGATTTTAACCTACTCGCGGATGCGCCACCATGTGCTGCAAGCGGTCAAAACCCTTGAAAAAGAGGGCTACGACCCCGAAGTGATTGACCTCATCTCCCTCAAGCCCTTGGACTTTGAAACCATTGGTGCTTCGATTCGCAAAACCCATCGGGTGGTGATTGTCGAAGAGTGCATGAAGACGGGGGGAATTGGCGCTGAACTCTCAGCCTTGATTATGGAACGCTACTTTGACGAACTGGATGCGCCAGTGATCCGCCTTTCCTCCCAAGACATCCCGACGCCCTACAACGGCACGCTAGAGAATCTCACAATTGTGCAACCGCCCCAAATTGTAGCGGCTGTGCAGAAGCTGGTGCAGGGACAGGTCTAA
- the bioD gene encoding dethiobiotin synthase, with the protein MITRALWFYAHQYRPQQRWGILKPMQSGTAVEIGDGDYYCQTLPLDQTASEVCPLSFAAPLAPPIAAELENRTIDLAPVWQTYQQLQQRFDYLLVEGIGGLGSPITWEWTVADLAAAWKLPLVLVATVRLGAIAQIVANVALARQYQLDIRGLILNCVTPCSDTEIEQWTPPEFLSRFTQVPVLGVLPWGQYTNAQLATLVAEWPLELLFRKGR; encoded by the coding sequence ATGATCACACGGGCACTGTGGTTCTATGCCCATCAATATCGTCCCCAACAACGGTGGGGCATTCTCAAGCCGATGCAAAGTGGGACTGCGGTCGAAATCGGAGACGGGGACTACTACTGTCAAACGCTGCCCCTCGACCAAACGGCCAGTGAAGTCTGTCCTCTGAGTTTTGCGGCACCCCTAGCGCCTCCGATCGCTGCCGAATTGGAAAATCGCACGATTGATTTAGCCCCTGTGTGGCAGACCTATCAGCAGCTTCAACAGCGATTTGATTACCTTTTGGTCGAAGGGATTGGGGGTCTAGGGTCGCCCATTACTTGGGAGTGGACGGTGGCGGATTTGGCAGCCGCTTGGAAGTTGCCCCTTGTCTTGGTGGCAACGGTGCGCTTGGGGGCGATCGCCCAAATTGTTGCCAATGTTGCCCTTGCACGGCAGTATCAGCTGGACATTCGCGGTCTGATTCTCAACTGTGTCACCCCCTGTAGCGACACGGAGATTGAACAGTGGACACCTCCAGAATTTCTCAGCCGCTTCACCCAAGTGCCGGTGCTGGGAGTACTGCCTTGGGGTCAATACACCAATGCGCAGTTAGCCACCCTGGTTGCTGAATGGCCTCTAGAACTGCTGTTTAGAAAAGGGCGGTAG